The Bacillus carboniphilus genome contains a region encoding:
- a CDS encoding gamma carbonic anhydrase family protein has product MIYPYGKHTPKIAENVFIADYVTITGDVSIDEDSSIWFNTVIRGDVSPTIIGKRVNIQDNCVVHQSPNKPMIIEDEVTVGHQVILHSSIIRKHALIGMGSIILDGAEIGEGAFIGAGSLVPPGKVIPPGVLAFGRPAKVIRELTDEDIQDMKRIQREYYEKGQYYKSQQDCRYKK; this is encoded by the coding sequence GTGATTTATCCATACGGAAAACATACACCCAAGATTGCAGAAAATGTCTTTATTGCAGATTATGTAACAATTACCGGTGATGTATCAATTGATGAAGATTCAAGCATTTGGTTTAACACCGTTATTCGAGGCGATGTATCTCCTACTATTATTGGCAAACGCGTTAACATTCAAGACAATTGTGTTGTGCACCAAAGTCCAAACAAACCAATGATTATTGAAGATGAAGTAACAGTAGGACATCAAGTTATCTTACATAGCTCTATCATCCGTAAGCACGCACTAATTGGTATGGGCTCCATTATCTTAGATGGAGCTGAAATCGGCGAAGGTGCTTTCATTGGAGCCGGAAGCTTAGTGCCTCCTGGAAAAGTTATTCCTCCCGGTGTATTAGCATTTGGTCGTCCAGCTAAAGTTATTCGTGAATTGACAGATGAAGACATTCAAGACATGAAACGAATCCAACGAGAGTATTATGAAAAAGGACAATATTATAAATCCCAACAAGATTGCCGATATAAAAAGTAA
- a CDS encoding alpha/beta hydrolase — protein MWKWEADENALASIVIIHGAFEHHGRYRWLVEMWRSSGFHVLMGDLPGQGTTTRSNRGHIDSFDEYIEEVDGWIKEAAKWELPIFLIGHSMGGLVVVRLLQEKKVHLAGAILSSPCLGLAKHPSKFLESISWGLNKIAPKMKVSPKLTVDLVTRNVEVQNSDVNDSLYVTDVSVRWYRELIQGVHQAFDKVHKTLDVPLLVMQGGNDKIVDKQAVRKWFNQVKLNDKHYKEWQECYHEIFSEPNREIIFEYTVDFVKARLKLLGYYIE, from the coding sequence GTGTGGAAATGGGAAGCGGATGAAAATGCTCTAGCCTCAATTGTCATCATCCATGGTGCATTTGAACATCATGGTAGATATAGATGGCTTGTAGAAATGTGGCGTTCAAGTGGATTTCATGTATTAATGGGAGACTTACCTGGACAAGGCACAACGACAAGATCCAATAGAGGTCATATTGATTCATTTGATGAATATATAGAAGAGGTTGATGGCTGGATTAAAGAAGCAGCAAAGTGGGAGTTGCCCATATTCTTAATCGGTCATAGTATGGGTGGTCTAGTGGTCGTCCGTTTATTACAGGAAAAAAAGGTGCATCTTGCTGGTGCTATTTTGTCTTCTCCATGCCTAGGTCTAGCTAAACATCCATCTAAATTCTTAGAATCCATTTCGTGGGGACTAAACAAAATCGCACCCAAAATGAAAGTAAGTCCAAAGCTAACGGTTGATTTAGTTACAAGAAATGTAGAAGTCCAAAATTCAGATGTGAATGATTCATTGTATGTGACAGATGTATCTGTACGATGGTATCGTGAATTAATACAAGGGGTTCATCAGGCTTTTGACAAGGTTCACAAAACGTTAGATGTTCCGTTACTTGTGATGCAGGGTGGAAATGATAAAATTGTGGATAAACAAGCCGTTCGGAAATGGTTCAACCAAGTGAAACTAAATGATAAGCATTATAAAGAATGGCAAGAATGTTACCACGAGATATTTAGTGAGCCCAATAGAGAAATCATTTTTGAATATACTGTAGATTTTGTGAAGGCGAGATTAAAGTTACTTGGTTACTACATAGAGTGA
- a CDS encoding tetraprenyl-beta-curcumene synthase family protein, which translates to MSIPTKPIALMKQVFKQVMPTVHQELSYWKKRAEEIPNEELRKQALASIAGKTFHCEGGAILSLLSGAEAAKIIKFIVAYQTISDYLDNLCDRSTSLDPKDFEQLHLSMKHSVTVGAKLAPYYCYREERNDGGYLEELVVTCQSVLEQSKHYHLIKDHLIELCQYYCDLQVHKHVTIEEREARLMKWFNQYKKQIPEMEWYEFSACSGSTLGIFCLVSYSFRKDFNEIPFEPIKAGYFPYVQGLHILLDYFIDQEEDKLEGDLNFCSYYESNEQLVNRLIHFLKQADKYIEGLPHSDFHKLINRGLLGVYLSDQKIGKRFSDNRKIVKQLLKTGGPTGYFFYWNRKAYEAVKKSKILSPLKVKKEA; encoded by the coding sequence GTGTCGATTCCAACTAAACCGATTGCACTCATGAAGCAGGTGTTTAAACAGGTAATGCCCACCGTTCATCAAGAGTTGAGCTATTGGAAAAAACGTGCTGAGGAAATTCCTAATGAAGAGTTACGAAAGCAGGCCCTGGCTAGTATTGCAGGAAAAACATTTCATTGTGAGGGAGGGGCAATCCTCTCACTTTTATCAGGTGCAGAAGCTGCGAAAATTATTAAGTTCATCGTGGCTTATCAAACCATCAGTGATTATTTAGACAATCTTTGTGATCGGAGTACATCTCTGGACCCGAAGGATTTTGAACAGCTTCATTTATCGATGAAGCATTCAGTAACCGTTGGAGCAAAGCTAGCACCGTATTACTGTTACCGAGAGGAACGAAACGACGGAGGTTACTTAGAAGAACTCGTTGTAACATGTCAAAGTGTCCTAGAACAATCGAAGCACTATCATTTGATTAAAGACCATTTAATCGAACTTTGCCAATACTACTGTGATTTGCAAGTCCATAAGCATGTTACGATTGAAGAGAGAGAAGCTCGTTTAATGAAGTGGTTTAATCAGTATAAAAAACAGATACCAGAAATGGAATGGTATGAATTCTCGGCTTGTTCTGGGTCAACATTAGGGATTTTTTGTTTGGTCTCCTACTCGTTCAGGAAAGACTTTAACGAGATTCCATTTGAACCAATTAAGGCAGGGTACTTTCCTTATGTTCAAGGCTTACATATCTTACTTGATTATTTTATAGACCAGGAAGAGGATAAATTAGAAGGAGATTTAAACTTTTGTTCCTATTATGAAAGCAATGAACAATTGGTTAATCGTTTGATACACTTTCTTAAACAAGCTGATAAATACATTGAAGGGCTCCCACACTCTGATTTCCATAAGCTGATAAACAGAGGCTTGTTAGGTGTCTATCTCTCCGATCAAAAAATAGGAAAACGATTTAGTGACAACAGAAAGATTGTGAAACAGCTATTAAAAACAGGAGGACCAACTGGTTACTTCTTTTATTGGAACCGGAAGGCATATGAGGCTGTTAAAAAATCAAAAATATTGTCTCCTCTTAAAGTGAAGAAGGAAGCTTAA